Proteins from a single region of Hymenobacter aquaticus:
- a CDS encoding RagB/SusD family nutrient uptake outer membrane protein, whose product MKKIVYPILAAVLLTTGCDSVLEKEPLPSITPVNFFQNRDDAEAAITAAYDALQQEGTYGLDLIATGEMPSDNATSENGDVTPLDKFTWRPTTKQVRTIYTASYIGINRADAVIKYVPGIDMPAARKNEILGEARFLRALHFFNLVRLYGGVPLRLEPTETAEPGALNLGRASVDQVYQQIITDLTQAADLAPAGSASDRSRATRGSANALLARVQLTQRNWSAAAAAAEKVISSNLYVLAGTPKELYPANNNRESVFEVQFAGADDGGNIFPDVALPAPPATYSFPKFNIPTPELLNGGPNSADTATYAPGNPLQRRTDRRWAYVGNKPGGRDHVSYIDGGKGSGNDNGPFVYKWSGNPNGFNSADNTYVLRFADVLLMQAEALNEQGQSGAALTPLNRVRTRAGLAELTAASPEAASQATLRNEIDRQRRLELAFEGERWFDLLRYARHELAAPTVSHPKDAFDEIFNKLGRRDANYLLLPIPQQETNNNPNVTQNPGY is encoded by the coding sequence ATGAAAAAGATAGTCTACCCCATTCTGGCCGCCGTGCTGCTCACTACGGGCTGCGACAGTGTGCTGGAAAAAGAGCCCCTGCCCAGCATCACGCCCGTCAACTTCTTCCAGAACCGCGACGACGCCGAGGCCGCCATTACCGCCGCCTACGACGCCTTGCAGCAGGAAGGCACCTACGGCCTGGACCTGATTGCCACCGGCGAAATGCCCTCCGACAACGCCACCAGCGAAAACGGCGACGTGACGCCCCTGGATAAGTTTACCTGGCGGCCCACCACCAAGCAGGTGCGCACCATCTACACGGCCTCCTACATCGGCATCAACCGGGCCGACGCGGTAATTAAGTACGTGCCGGGCATCGACATGCCGGCGGCCCGCAAAAACGAGATTCTGGGCGAAGCCCGCTTCCTGCGCGCCCTGCACTTCTTCAACCTGGTGCGCCTCTACGGCGGCGTGCCGCTGCGCCTGGAGCCCACCGAAACCGCCGAGCCCGGCGCCCTGAATCTGGGCCGCGCCAGCGTGGACCAGGTCTACCAGCAGATCATCACCGACCTGACCCAGGCCGCCGACCTGGCCCCGGCCGGCTCGGCCTCCGACCGGAGCCGGGCCACCCGCGGCTCGGCCAACGCCCTGCTGGCCCGGGTGCAGCTCACCCAGCGCAACTGGTCGGCCGCCGCCGCCGCCGCCGAGAAGGTCATCAGCAGCAACCTCTACGTGCTGGCCGGCACGCCCAAGGAGCTGTACCCGGCCAATAACAACCGCGAATCGGTGTTTGAGGTGCAGTTTGCCGGCGCCGACGACGGGGGCAACATCTTCCCCGACGTGGCTTTGCCCGCCCCGCCCGCCACGTACTCGTTTCCCAAGTTCAACATTCCGACCCCGGAGCTGCTCAACGGCGGCCCCAACTCGGCCGATACCGCCACCTATGCCCCCGGCAACCCGCTGCAGCGGCGCACCGACCGGCGCTGGGCCTACGTGGGCAACAAGCCCGGCGGGCGCGACCATGTCAGCTACATCGACGGCGGCAAGGGCTCGGGCAACGACAACGGCCCCTTCGTGTACAAGTGGTCGGGCAACCCGAACGGCTTCAACTCGGCCGACAACACCTACGTGCTGCGCTTTGCCGACGTGCTGCTGATGCAGGCCGAAGCCCTGAACGAGCAGGGTCAGTCGGGAGCCGCCCTGACGCCGCTGAACCGCGTGCGGACCCGTGCCGGCCTGGCCGAGCTGACCGCCGCTTCGCCCGAAGCGGCCAGCCAGGCTACCCTGCGCAACGAAATCGACCGGCAGCGCCGCCTGGAGCTGGCCTTCGAGGGCGAGCGGTGGTTTGACTTGCTGCGCTACGCCCGCCACGAGCTGGCCGCGCCCACGGTGAGTCACCCCAAGGATGCTTTCGACGAGATTTTCAACAAGCTGGGCCGGCGCGACGCCAACTACCTGCTGCTGCCCATTCCGCAGCAGGAAACCAACAACAACCCGAATGTAACCCAGAACCCTGGGTACTAA
- a CDS encoding SusC/RagA family TonB-linked outer membrane protein, translated as MPFLPQFPHGVRPLRWLLLTPAVGSLLLTSPAAAHPTAGFVTEHVRAALPTRILAAHELYAAFLVTGPVSGRVVDAKGEPLPGVTVVVAGTTLGSATNTNGEYLIQDVPAGAQTLVISSVGYVTTRLPITVVDGQPTQVGSTTLSEDTQALSEVVVVGYGTQSRQELTTAVSSVSSKALERQTVAGFDQALQGQTPGVQVTSPSGAPGAGINVRIRGNSSVSLSNSPLYVIDGVPVLPTYNRELGGLSNQSPNPLNALNPNDIESIDVLKDGAAAAIYGVRASNGVVVITTKRGKAGKAQVGLNVYYGQQQLRKKLDLLNARQFAEYYNEARINAGGTAAYPDLNNLPANTDWQDEVYDKASIQNYQLNVSGGSDKTRYYASGSYFKQEGIALNSGFDRFSFRLNLDQEVAKRFRIGTNLNLSRTNNNGSVRSERGAGNGGTVVGTLTQIPTLPVRNPDGTYATNPFNSSFDNPVGNLLETRNKALIYQAIGNLYGELDVLSNLQLRSSVGIDFRSQVENEYVTREFPGNRQTTTPDPATLGAARTGTDQQVIWLNENTLTYNPDLGAKNRLTLLAGQSVQASNRFTSNARGTGFPSNAVPYLYAATANRSVSSYEEEWGLFSVFGRAIYNYDERYLATVSLRTDASSRFAKNKRFGYFPAVSLGWNVSKESFFPQSTAISNLKVRASYGENGNQEIGNYARFTTYGSGAGYQGSGGSIAGGISPERIGNADVSWERTKQTNFGVDVSLLRDKLNFTADLYQKRSTDLLFEVPLPLSSGAQTLNIIQNLGEVENKGLELGLNTTNVQSDNGGFAWTTQLNFTLNRNKVINIGTVRNEQGVVSDRKIIGDYSIVQAGLPLGTFYGLQTDGIFQTDDEAKKLNPEARAGDIRFKDLNGDNKITDADRTVIGNSNPKSIAGVTNTFSYKGLELSVFFQGSFGNDIYHENRRSTEGMYQALNQTTRVLNRWTPTNRDTDVPRAVLNDPAGNNQVSNRFIEDGSYVRLKNVTLAYALPSGLMQKAGISGIRVYVTGQNLLTWTDYTGYDPEVSADPFSSTGFGRDLGVYPQSRTYTVGLNATF; from the coding sequence ATGCCGTTTCTACCCCAATTCCCCCACGGCGTCCGGCCCTTGCGGTGGCTGCTGCTCACGCCGGCCGTGGGTAGCCTGCTGCTCACCAGCCCGGCGGCGGCGCACCCCACGGCCGGCTTCGTGACGGAGCACGTGCGGGCCGCTTTGCCCACCCGCATCCTGGCCGCCCACGAGCTGTACGCGGCCTTCCTGGTAACCGGCCCGGTGAGTGGCCGCGTGGTCGACGCCAAAGGGGAGCCCCTGCCCGGCGTGACCGTAGTAGTGGCCGGCACCACCCTGGGCAGCGCCACCAATACCAATGGCGAATACCTGATTCAGGACGTACCGGCCGGGGCCCAGACCCTGGTTATTTCCTCGGTGGGCTACGTTACCACGCGCCTGCCCATTACGGTGGTCGACGGCCAGCCCACGCAGGTGGGCAGCACCACGCTGAGCGAAGATACCCAGGCACTGAGCGAAGTAGTAGTGGTGGGCTACGGCACCCAGAGCCGGCAGGAGCTGACCACGGCCGTATCGTCGGTGAGCTCGAAGGCGCTGGAGCGGCAGACGGTGGCCGGCTTCGACCAGGCCTTGCAGGGCCAGACACCCGGCGTGCAGGTGACCTCGCCGAGCGGGGCGCCGGGTGCCGGCATCAACGTCCGGATTCGGGGCAACTCCTCGGTGAGCTTGTCGAACAGCCCGCTCTACGTCATCGACGGCGTGCCCGTGCTGCCGACCTACAACCGGGAGCTGGGTGGCCTGAGCAACCAGTCGCCGAACCCGCTGAACGCCCTGAACCCGAACGACATTGAAAGCATCGACGTGCTGAAGGACGGCGCGGCGGCGGCCATTTACGGGGTGCGGGCTTCCAACGGCGTGGTGGTTATTACCACCAAGCGCGGCAAAGCCGGCAAAGCTCAGGTGGGCCTGAACGTGTACTACGGCCAGCAGCAGCTGCGCAAAAAGCTGGACTTGCTGAACGCCCGCCAGTTTGCTGAATACTACAACGAAGCCCGCATCAACGCGGGCGGCACGGCCGCTTACCCCGACCTGAACAACCTGCCGGCCAACACCGACTGGCAGGACGAGGTGTACGATAAGGCCTCCATCCAGAACTACCAGCTGAACGTGAGCGGCGGCTCCGACAAAACCCGCTACTACGCCTCGGGCAGCTACTTCAAGCAGGAAGGCATTGCCCTGAACTCGGGCTTCGACCGGTTCAGCTTCCGCCTCAACCTCGACCAGGAAGTAGCCAAGCGCTTCCGCATCGGCACCAACCTGAACCTGAGCCGCACCAACAACAACGGCTCGGTACGCTCGGAGCGGGGCGCGGGCAACGGCGGCACCGTCGTCGGCACCCTGACGCAGATTCCGACCCTGCCGGTGCGCAACCCCGACGGCACCTACGCCACCAACCCCTTCAACAGCAGCTTCGACAACCCAGTGGGCAACCTGCTGGAAACCCGCAACAAGGCTCTGATTTACCAGGCTATCGGCAACCTCTACGGCGAGCTGGACGTGCTGAGCAACCTACAGCTGCGCTCCTCGGTGGGCATCGATTTCCGCTCGCAGGTGGAGAATGAGTACGTAACCCGGGAGTTTCCCGGCAACCGCCAGACCACCACGCCCGACCCGGCCACGCTGGGCGCGGCCCGCACCGGCACCGACCAGCAGGTGATCTGGCTGAACGAAAACACGCTGACCTACAACCCCGACCTGGGCGCCAAAAACCGCCTGACGCTGCTGGCCGGCCAGTCGGTGCAGGCCTCGAACCGCTTCACGTCCAACGCCCGCGGCACGGGCTTCCCCTCCAACGCGGTGCCGTACCTGTACGCGGCTACGGCCAACCGTTCGGTGAGCAGCTACGAGGAAGAGTGGGGCCTGTTCAGCGTGTTCGGCCGTGCCATCTACAACTACGACGAGCGGTACCTGGCCACCGTCAGCCTGCGGACCGACGCCTCGTCGCGCTTCGCCAAAAACAAGCGGTTCGGCTATTTCCCGGCCGTGAGCCTGGGCTGGAACGTGAGCAAGGAAAGCTTCTTCCCGCAGAGCACCGCCATTTCCAACCTGAAAGTGCGGGCTTCCTACGGCGAAAACGGCAACCAGGAAATCGGCAATTACGCCCGCTTCACCACCTACGGCTCGGGCGCTGGCTACCAGGGCTCGGGCGGCAGCATCGCGGGCGGCATTTCGCCCGAGCGCATCGGCAACGCCGACGTGAGCTGGGAGCGGACCAAGCAAACCAACTTCGGCGTAGACGTGAGCCTGCTGCGCGACAAGCTCAACTTCACGGCCGACCTCTACCAGAAGCGCAGCACCGACCTGCTGTTTGAAGTGCCCCTGCCCTTGAGCAGCGGCGCTCAGACCCTGAACATCATCCAGAACCTGGGTGAGGTGGAAAACAAGGGCCTGGAGTTGGGGCTGAACACGACCAACGTGCAGTCGGACAACGGCGGCTTCGCCTGGACCACCCAACTGAACTTCACCCTGAACCGCAACAAGGTTATCAACATCGGGACCGTGCGCAACGAGCAGGGCGTGGTTTCGGACCGCAAGATTATCGGCGACTACTCCATCGTGCAGGCCGGCCTGCCGCTGGGCACGTTCTACGGCCTGCAAACCGACGGCATCTTCCAGACCGACGACGAGGCCAAGAAGCTGAACCCCGAAGCCCGGGCCGGCGACATCCGCTTCAAGGACTTGAACGGCGACAATAAAATCACGGACGCCGACCGCACGGTGATTGGCAACAGCAACCCCAAATCCATTGCCGGCGTCACCAACACGTTCAGCTACAAAGGTCTGGAGCTGAGCGTCTTCTTCCAGGGCTCCTTCGGCAACGACATCTACCACGAAAACCGCCGCAGCACCGAGGGCATGTACCAGGCCCTGAACCAGACCACGCGGGTGCTGAACCGCTGGACGCCGACCAACCGTGATACCGACGTGCCGCGGGCGGTGCTGAACGACCCGGCCGGCAACAACCAGGTGTCGAACCGCTTCATCGAGGACGGCTCCTACGTGCGCCTCAAGAACGTGACCCTGGCCTACGCCCTGCCCTCGGGCCTGATGCAGAAAGCCGGTATCAGCGGCATCCGGGTGTACGTCACGGGCCAGAACCTGCTGACCTGGACCGACTACACCGGCTACGACCCCGAAGTTAGCGCCGACCCCTTCTCCAGCACCGGCTTCGGCCGCGACCTGGGCGTGTACCCGCAGTCGCGCACTTACACGGTAGGCCTGAACGCTACTTTCTAA